A stretch of the Thermodesulfovibrionales bacterium genome encodes the following:
- a CDS encoding type 1 glutamine amidotransferase, translating to MKVQVLQHVHFEGLGCIESWLQTRGAKIAYTRFFRGDKLPALNSFDMIIALGGPMSVNDEVGLPWLKQEKQFLRDAIARGVPVLGICLGAQLIASALGARVYRNPLKEIGWFPIQAMPTSESVFLFPSECLVFHWHGETFDLPKGAVRLAKSAGCENQPFEIMSNVIGLQFHLETTPQSAIAILDNCREELIPGPFVQSEAALLAVSSNTYMTINASMSDVLSYLTRFMS from the coding sequence ATGAAAGTTCAAGTTCTACAGCACGTACACTTTGAGGGACTCGGATGTATCGAATCCTGGCTTCAAACGCGAGGGGCAAAGATTGCCTACACTCGCTTCTTCCGAGGCGACAAATTGCCTGCGCTGAATAGCTTTGACATGATCATAGCTCTGGGAGGCCCCATGAGTGTCAACGACGAGGTGGGACTGCCTTGGCTTAAGCAGGAAAAGCAGTTCCTGCGAGATGCAATCGCACGGGGTGTTCCTGTCTTGGGAATTTGCCTGGGCGCTCAGCTCATCGCAAGTGCTCTTGGTGCGCGTGTGTATCGAAACCCACTCAAAGAGATTGGGTGGTTTCCGATCCAGGCTATGCCAACATCCGAGTCCGTTTTTCTATTTCCCTCGGAGTGTCTCGTCTTTCACTGGCACGGAGAGACGTTCGACCTGCCTAAAGGTGCTGTGCGGCTGGCGAAGAGCGCGGGTTGTGAAAACCAACCCTTTGAGATCATGAGTAATGTCATTGGATTGCAGTTTCACCTTGAAACTACCCCTCAGAGTGCAATTGCAATTCTGGACAACTGCCGGGAGGAGTTAATACCAGGGCCTTTTGTACAGAGCGAAGCTGCTCTTCTGGCGGTTTCATCGAACACCTACATGACTATCAATGCATCAATGAGCGACGTATTATCATATCTAACTCGATTTATGAGCTGA